From Nocardioides daedukensis, the proteins below share one genomic window:
- a CDS encoding acyl-CoA dehydrogenase family protein, with product MDFTFTPEQEDAAALAAGILADKTTPERMRAVEKAGDRFDRDLWQALGDAGLLSLAVPEEYDGAGLGLIELSRVLIEVGRKVAPVPLATHGPAALVLAEFGTDAQKQEWLPRAATGEAVLSTALTEELEHLPATPGVTLVDGVLNGTKTLVRAGTVADLLLVTASTPTGTVVALVRPGDPGVTVSAQRTSDGDTTALVQLDGVPVGADRILGEADGGADGGAATRLAQVATAAACAELAGVVHGAVRLTADYAKTREQFGRPIGSFQAVAQRLADGYIDSLFQELTLWQAVWRLTEGLPTTTELAIAKMWAADAAHKVAHTTVHVHGGVGIDLDGEAHRYFTAAKRFEFSFGGTTEQSLAIGRALAAR from the coding sequence ATGGACTTCACCTTCACCCCCGAGCAGGAGGACGCGGCCGCACTCGCAGCCGGGATCCTCGCGGACAAGACCACCCCGGAGCGGATGCGCGCGGTCGAGAAGGCCGGCGACCGGTTCGACCGCGACCTGTGGCAGGCCCTCGGCGACGCCGGGCTGCTCTCCCTCGCCGTGCCCGAGGAGTACGACGGCGCCGGACTCGGCCTGATCGAGCTCAGCCGGGTGCTGATCGAGGTCGGCCGCAAGGTCGCCCCGGTCCCCCTGGCCACGCACGGACCGGCTGCCCTGGTGCTCGCCGAATTCGGCACCGACGCGCAGAAGCAGGAGTGGCTGCCCCGCGCAGCCACCGGCGAGGCCGTGCTGAGCACAGCCCTGACCGAAGAGCTCGAGCACCTGCCCGCCACCCCCGGCGTGACCCTGGTCGACGGCGTCCTCAACGGCACCAAGACCCTGGTCCGCGCGGGAACCGTGGCGGACCTGCTGCTGGTCACCGCGAGCACGCCCACCGGAACCGTGGTGGCGCTGGTCCGCCCCGGTGACCCGGGGGTCACCGTCTCGGCCCAGCGCACCAGTGACGGCGACACGACCGCCCTCGTCCAGCTCGACGGCGTACCCGTCGGCGCGGACCGGATCCTGGGCGAGGCCGACGGCGGTGCGGACGGCGGGGCCGCGACGCGCCTGGCCCAGGTGGCCACCGCCGCTGCCTGCGCCGAGCTGGCCGGGGTCGTCCACGGTGCGGTGCGGCTGACTGCCGACTATGCCAAGACCCGTGAGCAGTTCGGTCGCCCGATCGGCAGCTTCCAGGCTGTGGCCCAGCGTCTGGCCGACGGCTACATCGACAGTCTCTTCCAGGAGCTGACCCTGTGGCAGGCCGTCTGGCGGCTCACCGAGGGCCTGCCGACCACGACCGAGCTGGCGATCGCGAAGATGTGGGCGGCCGATGCGGCGCACAAGGTCGCGCACACCACCGTGCACGTCCACGGTGGCGTGGGCATCGACCTGGACGGTGAGGCGCACCGCTACTTCACGGCCGCCAAGCGGTTCGAGTTCTCCTTCGGGGGCACCACCGAGCAGTCGCTGGCCATCGGTCGGGCACTCGCCGCTCGATGA
- a CDS encoding acyl-CoA dehydrogenase family protein — translation MYVALTPDQERLREELRGYFSELVTPERRAALAMATGEFGDAQVYKEVIRQLGTDGWLGIGWPEEYGGQDRSMIEQLIFTDVAAVAGVPIPYLTLNTVGPTIMRYGSDEQKEFFLPKILAGDLHFSIGYSEPGSGTDLASLKTRAVREGDEWVINGQKMWTSLIQYADWIWMACRTDPDLPRHKGLSMILVPADAPGFSYTPVHTVAGVHTSATYYEDVRVPVTNLVGELNGGWSLMTNQLNHERVALTSSAALVESIEQVRRWAQDTKKADGSRVIDAEWVQILLGRAHARTEALTLVNWKLASSVDSLSPADASATKVYGSELATEVYRALIEIVGPHAGLTSDSPGAVLAGRLERYFRSSLVMTFGGGTNEIQRDIIGYVALGLPAARR, via the coding sequence ATGTACGTCGCCCTGACACCAGACCAGGAACGCCTCCGCGAAGAACTCCGAGGCTACTTCTCCGAGCTCGTCACACCCGAGCGTCGCGCCGCGCTGGCCATGGCCACCGGCGAGTTCGGCGACGCGCAGGTCTACAAGGAGGTCATCCGCCAGCTCGGCACGGACGGATGGCTGGGGATCGGCTGGCCCGAGGAGTACGGCGGCCAGGACCGGTCGATGATCGAGCAGCTGATCTTCACCGATGTCGCCGCAGTGGCCGGCGTACCGATCCCCTATCTCACGCTGAACACCGTGGGCCCGACGATCATGCGCTACGGCTCGGACGAGCAGAAGGAGTTCTTCCTCCCGAAGATCCTCGCCGGCGACCTGCACTTCTCGATCGGTTACTCCGAGCCGGGTTCGGGAACGGACCTGGCCTCGTTGAAGACCCGCGCGGTCCGCGAGGGCGACGAGTGGGTGATCAACGGCCAGAAGATGTGGACCTCGCTGATCCAGTACGCCGACTGGATCTGGATGGCCTGCCGCACCGACCCCGACCTGCCGCGCCACAAGGGACTCTCGATGATCCTGGTGCCGGCCGACGCACCGGGCTTCTCCTACACGCCGGTGCACACGGTGGCTGGCGTGCACACCAGTGCGACGTACTACGAGGACGTGCGCGTCCCGGTCACCAACCTGGTCGGCGAGCTCAACGGCGGCTGGAGCCTGATGACCAACCAGCTCAACCACGAGCGGGTCGCCCTCACCTCCTCCGCCGCGCTGGTCGAGTCCATCGAGCAGGTACGCCGGTGGGCCCAGGACACCAAGAAGGCCGACGGGTCCCGGGTGATCGACGCCGAGTGGGTGCAGATCCTGCTCGGCCGCGCACACGCCCGCACCGAGGCCCTGACCCTGGTCAACTGGAAGCTGGCCTCGAGCGTCGACTCGCTCTCGCCGGCCGATGCCTCCGCCACCAAGGTCTATGGTTCGGAGCTCGCCACCGAGGTCTACCGGGCCCTGATCGAGATCGTCGGGCCGCACGCCGGACTGACCAGCGACTCCCCCGGTGCCGTGCTGGCCGGGCGCCTCGAACGCTACTTCCGCTCCTCGCTGGTGATGACCTTCGGCGGCGGCACCAACGAGATCCAGCGCGACATCATCGGCTACGTGGCCCTCGGGCTGCCGGCAGCCCGACGCTGA
- a CDS encoding YdeI/OmpD-associated family protein codes for MEPNDGDAVLDLPSRADFDAWLEAQPAATRAVWVRTAKKSSTLESITEDEMVDVGLCHGWVSAVRRRCDEDTYLQRYTRRTRTSKWSRINIAKVEQLTAAGLMRPGGLAEVAAAKSDGRWENPWT; via the coding sequence ATGGAGCCCAACGACGGTGACGCTGTCCTCGACCTCCCCTCACGCGCCGACTTCGATGCGTGGCTGGAGGCCCAGCCCGCGGCGACGCGTGCGGTCTGGGTGCGGACGGCGAAGAAGTCGTCAACCCTGGAGTCGATCACCGAGGACGAGATGGTCGACGTCGGCCTGTGCCACGGCTGGGTCTCCGCCGTACGCCGTCGCTGCGACGAGGACACCTACCTGCAGCGCTACACCCGCCGGACCAGGACCAGCAAGTGGTCCCGGATCAACATCGCCAAGGTCGAGCAGCTCACCGCCGCCGGTCTGATGCGTCCCGGCGGACTGGCCGAGGTGGCGGCCGCCAAGTCGGACGGACGCTGGGAGAACCCGTGGACCTGA
- a CDS encoding NUDIX domain-containing protein, whose amino-acid sequence MTPLAYDDALRDRIRTNLAGHRRRVVPVEGRRHAAVAILVVDSQVGEDRIDPSPWEDGAMRVIPGGAGDLDGRMANVAGGAAFVLCRRAARLRAHATQWALPGGRLDEGEDAVDAALRETHEEIGIELGRDAVLGLLDDYPTRSGYVITPVVVWGGGRLDIAPSPDEVLAAYRIGLHNLLVPDSPRFVDIPESDRPVVQVPLGNDLIHAPTGAVLVQFRWLALEGNPEPVVDFEQPTFAWR is encoded by the coding sequence GTGACTCCCTTGGCCTACGACGACGCCCTGCGTGACCGGATCCGCACCAACCTCGCCGGACACCGGCGCCGGGTGGTCCCGGTCGAGGGGCGACGCCATGCCGCCGTGGCCATCCTGGTCGTCGACTCCCAGGTGGGGGAGGACCGGATCGACCCGTCCCCGTGGGAGGACGGCGCGATGCGGGTGATCCCGGGCGGAGCGGGCGATCTTGACGGCCGGATGGCGAACGTCGCCGGCGGTGCCGCCTTCGTGCTGTGCCGTCGAGCAGCCCGGCTGCGCGCACACGCCACCCAGTGGGCGCTACCGGGTGGCCGGCTCGACGAGGGTGAGGACGCCGTCGACGCGGCACTGCGGGAGACCCACGAGGAGATCGGCATCGAGCTGGGCCGCGACGCGGTGCTCGGGTTGCTCGACGACTATCCGACCCGCTCCGGCTATGTGATCACCCCGGTGGTGGTGTGGGGTGGCGGTCGACTCGACATCGCGCCGTCCCCGGACGAGGTGCTCGCCGCCTACCGGATCGGCCTGCACAACCTGCTGGTGCCCGACTCACCGCGGTTCGTGGACATCCCGGAGAGTGACCGGCCGGTGGTCCAGGTGCCGCTGGGCAACGACCTGATCCACGCACCGACAGGTGCCGTGCTGGTGCAGTTCAGGTGGCTCGCGCTGGAGGGAAACCCGGAGCCGGTCGTCGACTTCGAGCAGCCAACCTTTGCCTGGCGCTGA